In the genome of Thermus sp. LT1-2-5, one region contains:
- a CDS encoding LAGLIDADG family homing endonuclease, whose protein sequence is MERYFFDEHAQAIAKRQYLQPGDGDILGMFRRVAREIAKPEKPEERAYWEEKFFELMSSKRFSPGGRILAGAGTAHGNLLNCFVQGATENPPESFAGIMEVAKKLALVTKVGGGNGVNLDPYRSRGTRKRRAVQGVAYLSAGHPDVEDFIRGLMRPPINPDGPKEEIALKNFARVVYGEVSPELKALAERYGVAVVQEPPQDAIRVPDDMGGIVEAAREAADRARRGLVPHVDFSLLRPEGAPIRGSGGTSSGPVSFLFEIFDNFLEWAALGAEEAGPVATLRYVYAPVLRVVRQGGCLHPDTLVHTDRGTLRLRELVDPFRRGWQRHTLSVATDEGWRPSPEGYNNGVAPTLRVVLENGLEVQGTPNHKLKVLREDGTRAWMELQELKPGDWVIWVLDEHTGTPVQLAPLDEAFHPNANPIRTPEVLTEDLAFLLGFFFGEGFVSGDRIGFSVHEEEPMRAEVKRLFRELFGLELREERKPGDRSVTLVVRSRPLVTWLRKNGLLKGKAQELEVPRAIRQSPRPVLAAFLRGLFEADGTVTAGYPMLVTASKRLAQDVMVLLGGLGIPSKLLRYNPRPGRFSKAEHYRVRVVTAKGLERYLERIGVPQGSRLEALYGSRPDTRRESSWPLPHAEVLLRPLLEVAGKGRKGHASPYTPLRKDLLRYLRGERQLTATGYTLVQEKALSLGLEAEPFAFNEYYVRVAAVEPGGEILTLDLSVEGNHTYLANGLVSHNTRRGAGMATLALEHPDLLDFLTAKDLDREKAEGDISTFNISVLVSDAFMRALEQDALWPVTPVEVPGKYYPYPLEGPYTGKVPELPEREDGAKPIPLYEGKVPARWLWHEIAWHAWATGEPGLIFVDRVNALSALKGLGERYQIRSTNPCFVGSTRVPTEYGLVPIAELAEKPEGFFLVTDNRAPFGGMGRPMPYEGTTVRRAAKAFFTGVKPVVRLRTREGLELTLTPDHLVLTLEGYREAGSLRPGDRILVQSGEGLFPKEVVLPAPALAVVRERVAIAGSRSGVGRADVRARYANLPTQWSRELGVALGWLVGDGYLREDGVGFYFSQEDFQALGWLVDLLRDWLGGGTLQKTFSNTYHLHFKRIPAEFFQALGVKVAKAMEKRVPESLFRAPREAVVGFLQGLFSADGSVQINPGKRDATVRLASSSPALLQDVQLLLLNLGIFGRIYRRRPRGEKLLPNGRGGVKAYEVAEQYELVLGGRNRDRFAEVVGFLQEAKQARLRAYLQDRPRGSYRKPFVAVVESLETLGEAPVYDLTEPVTHSLIANGLVCHNCGEIPLTVGEPCDLGALNLAAYVKDGEFQMEAFRQDVRTAIRFLDNVLDVNRFALPDNEEAAKKLRRLGLGVMGLADMLIRLGLPYDSEAAREKVYEIVSAMREEAIKASEALAEERGVFPLYEAHREYFEALGVKPRRNVAVLTVAPTGTTSMLMGVSSGIEPVFSPFVWRRIGGEYKPLLHPLFVELMEGYPPAPGYEKDGKWDWDKIIEEIQKDGHGSVQNLPFVPEAIRKVFRCAHDIHPLDHVRMQGVVQRAFDAEGYAANSLSKCLAKGTLIPTSRGLIPVEEIAPPHPEDTFVPVEGLYTAEGYRITAHYFAGKKRGVRVRLDNGSELVGAWESHRVLTPEGWRLMRDLKPGDLVLGKLVPSHGPGGAPIPLDLPRRTDAKPLPLPERMSPELALFLGMLAADGATVERTGFVGIATKSPEVEAVFREVAYKLFGVEPKVTLDKRTGVRNLYLLSRRLARYVEALIGKGAKGKRVPSQILQGSPEEKLAFLRGLTLDGYARQDLGLILYEGKSRRLAYEAAEVARSFGLPLVYQGRKKVKASKETYFVHSVVVSGPLQELVEPIESHKRIPRVDKQYRVFVPEEVLAATQVGVHHPGYRNLKSVRDRGVSHVYNRTADRLGWPTEVLAFRVVAVEDAGEVEMYDIEVEDVHRYVVNGIISHNTINLPHEATVADVEAAYTEAYRTGCKGITVYRDGSREFQVLTVKKEAKEVKEVKEVKEEKAPEGEPQVAPAREPGGPVYERPGRLMGFTDMVKLLSPEGTKRSFLVTVNLLGDRPIEVILTSGKAGDEANADSEALGRVVSIALQYGVPPEAIVRTLRGINGGLYGTYQGRLVSSKADLIAVALETIPQAFKGAAEAAEPLPSLSGGGLALPGALPCPVCGERALVREEGCYKCQACGYSKCG, encoded by the coding sequence ATGGAGCGCTATTTCTTTGACGAGCACGCCCAAGCCATCGCTAAGCGCCAGTATCTCCAGCCCGGGGACGGGGATATTCTGGGCATGTTCCGCCGGGTGGCCCGGGAGATCGCCAAGCCGGAAAAGCCCGAGGAAAGGGCGTACTGGGAGGAGAAGTTCTTTGAGCTCATGAGCTCTAAGCGCTTCTCCCCCGGCGGGCGCATTCTGGCCGGGGCGGGCACCGCCCACGGCAACCTCCTCAACTGCTTCGTGCAGGGGGCCACGGAAAACCCTCCCGAAAGCTTTGCGGGCATCATGGAGGTGGCCAAAAAGCTCGCCTTGGTCACCAAGGTGGGCGGGGGAAACGGGGTGAACCTGGACCCCTACCGCTCCCGGGGCACGAGGAAGCGCCGGGCGGTGCAGGGGGTGGCTTACCTCTCCGCAGGCCATCCCGACGTGGAGGACTTCATCCGCGGCCTCATGCGCCCCCCCATCAACCCCGATGGCCCCAAGGAGGAGATCGCCCTCAAGAACTTCGCCCGGGTGGTCTACGGGGAGGTTTCCCCCGAGCTTAAAGCGTTGGCGGAGCGCTACGGGGTGGCCGTGGTCCAGGAGCCTCCGCAAGACGCCATCCGGGTGCCCGACGATATGGGGGGCATCGTGGAGGCCGCCAGGGAGGCGGCGGACCGGGCCCGGCGGGGGCTTGTGCCCCACGTGGACTTCTCCCTCCTTCGGCCCGAAGGCGCTCCCATCCGGGGAAGCGGCGGGACCAGCTCCGGCCCCGTGAGCTTCCTCTTTGAAATCTTTGACAACTTCCTGGAGTGGGCGGCCTTGGGGGCGGAGGAGGCGGGCCCCGTGGCTACCCTGCGCTACGTCTACGCCCCCGTGCTCCGGGTGGTGCGGCAGGGGGGGTGCCTCCATCCGGACACCTTGGTGCACACGGACCGGGGCACCTTGCGTCTTCGCGAGCTTGTGGACCCCTTCCGGCGGGGCTGGCAACGCCACACCCTAAGCGTGGCCACCGATGAGGGATGGCGGCCAAGCCCCGAGGGGTACAACAACGGCGTAGCCCCCACCCTCCGGGTGGTGTTGGAAAACGGCCTCGAGGTCCAAGGAACCCCTAACCACAAGCTCAAGGTCCTCCGGGAGGACGGAACGCGGGCGTGGATGGAGCTCCAGGAGCTTAAGCCCGGGGACTGGGTCATCTGGGTGCTGGATGAGCACACGGGCACCCCGGTCCAACTCGCCCCCTTGGACGAGGCCTTCCACCCCAACGCCAACCCCATCCGCACCCCAGAGGTGCTCACCGAAGACCTGGCTTTCCTCCTTGGGTTCTTCTTCGGGGAGGGCTTCGTGAGCGGGGACCGCATTGGGTTTTCCGTTCACGAGGAAGAGCCCATGCGGGCGGAGGTCAAGCGTCTCTTCCGCGAACTCTTTGGACTGGAGCTCCGGGAAGAGAGGAAACCCGGAGACCGGAGCGTTACCCTGGTGGTTCGGAGCCGTCCCCTGGTCACCTGGCTCCGGAAGAACGGCCTGCTTAAGGGGAAGGCACAGGAGTTGGAGGTCCCGAGGGCCATCCGCCAAAGCCCTCGCCCCGTCCTCGCCGCCTTCCTCCGGGGCCTCTTTGAGGCCGATGGCACCGTGACTGCAGGCTATCCCATGCTGGTTACCGCCTCCAAGCGCCTGGCCCAGGACGTGATGGTCCTCCTGGGAGGGCTTGGCATCCCTTCCAAGCTCCTCCGCTACAACCCCCGCCCCGGGCGCTTCTCCAAGGCTGAGCACTACCGGGTCCGGGTGGTGACCGCCAAGGGCCTGGAGCGGTACCTGGAAAGGATTGGGGTGCCTCAAGGCTCCCGCCTCGAGGCCCTTTACGGAAGCCGGCCCGACACGCGCCGAGAGTCTAGCTGGCCCTTACCCCACGCCGAAGTTCTCTTGAGGCCCCTCCTGGAGGTGGCGGGAAAGGGCAGGAAAGGCCATGCTTCTCCCTACACCCCCTTGCGCAAGGACCTTCTCCGGTATCTCCGGGGCGAGCGCCAGCTCACCGCCACGGGGTACACCCTGGTCCAGGAGAAGGCCCTAAGCTTGGGCTTGGAGGCCGAGCCCTTCGCCTTCAACGAGTACTACGTGCGGGTGGCGGCCGTGGAACCGGGGGGGGAGATCCTTACCCTGGACCTTTCGGTGGAGGGCAACCACACCTACCTGGCCAACGGCCTGGTGAGCCACAACACCCGCCGCGGCGCTGGCATGGCCACCCTCGCCCTCGAGCACCCCGACCTATTGGACTTCCTCACCGCCAAGGACCTGGACCGGGAGAAGGCGGAGGGGGATATCTCCACCTTCAACATCTCCGTTTTGGTGAGCGATGCCTTCATGCGGGCTTTGGAGCAGGACGCCCTTTGGCCCGTCACCCCTGTGGAGGTCCCCGGCAAGTACTACCCCTACCCCCTGGAGGGCCCCTACACCGGGAAGGTGCCCGAGCTTCCCGAGCGGGAGGACGGGGCCAAGCCCATTCCCCTTTACGAGGGGAAGGTGCCCGCCCGCTGGCTCTGGCACGAGATCGCCTGGCACGCCTGGGCCACGGGGGAGCCGGGGCTCATCTTCGTGGACCGGGTCAACGCCCTTTCGGCCCTGAAGGGGTTGGGGGAGCGCTACCAGATCCGTTCCACCAACCCCTGCTTCGTGGGGTCCACCCGGGTGCCCACGGAGTACGGCTTGGTGCCCATCGCCGAGCTGGCGGAGAAGCCGGAAGGCTTTTTCCTGGTCACGGATAACCGGGCTCCCTTTGGGGGTATGGGCCGGCCCATGCCTTATGAAGGCACCACGGTGCGCCGGGCGGCCAAGGCCTTCTTCACCGGGGTGAAGCCAGTGGTCCGCTTGAGGACGCGGGAGGGGCTAGAGCTCACCCTTACCCCCGACCACCTGGTCCTTACCCTCGAGGGCTACCGGGAAGCGGGTAGCCTCCGTCCGGGCGATCGGATTCTGGTCCAAAGCGGAGAGGGCCTATTCCCCAAGGAGGTGGTCCTCCCGGCCCCCGCCTTGGCCGTGGTGCGGGAGCGGGTGGCCATTGCTGGAAGCCGGAGCGGGGTGGGAAGGGCCGATGTGCGGGCCCGGTACGCCAACCTTCCCACCCAGTGGAGCCGGGAGCTGGGCGTGGCCTTGGGGTGGCTTGTGGGGGATGGCTACCTGCGGGAAGACGGGGTGGGCTTTTACTTCTCCCAGGAGGATTTCCAAGCCCTTGGTTGGCTTGTGGACCTCCTTCGAGATTGGTTGGGCGGAGGAACCCTCCAGAAAACCTTCTCCAACACCTACCACCTGCACTTTAAGCGTATACCTGCTGAGTTCTTCCAGGCCCTTGGGGTCAAGGTGGCCAAGGCCATGGAGAAGCGGGTTCCTGAAAGCCTTTTCCGGGCTCCTCGGGAGGCGGTGGTGGGCTTCCTCCAGGGGCTCTTTAGCGCCGATGGCTCGGTCCAGATAAACCCGGGCAAACGAGATGCCACGGTGCGCTTGGCCTCCTCTAGCCCGGCTTTGCTGCAAGATGTGCAGCTCCTTCTGCTAAACCTCGGCATCTTCGGCAGGATTTATCGGCGCCGCCCCCGGGGGGAAAAGCTCCTTCCCAACGGACGAGGCGGGGTAAAGGCGTACGAGGTAGCGGAGCAGTACGAGCTCGTCCTGGGGGGTAGGAACCGCGACCGTTTCGCTGAGGTGGTGGGCTTTTTGCAGGAGGCGAAGCAGGCGAGGCTTCGCGCCTACCTTCAAGACCGCCCTCGAGGGAGTTACCGCAAGCCTTTTGTGGCGGTGGTGGAGTCCCTCGAAACCTTGGGGGAAGCCCCCGTGTACGACCTCACCGAACCCGTGACCCATAGCCTCATCGCTAACGGCTTGGTCTGCCACAACTGCGGTGAAATCCCCCTCACCGTGGGCGAGCCCTGCGACCTGGGCGCTTTGAACCTCGCCGCCTACGTGAAGGACGGGGAGTTCCAGATGGAAGCCTTCCGCCAGGACGTGCGCACGGCCATCCGCTTCCTGGATAACGTCCTGGACGTGAACCGCTTCGCCCTTCCCGACAACGAGGAGGCGGCCAAGAAGCTCAGGAGGCTTGGGCTTGGGGTCATGGGCCTCGCCGACATGCTCATCCGCTTGGGCCTCCCCTACGATTCCGAGGCGGCCCGGGAGAAGGTCTACGAGATCGTTTCCGCCATGCGGGAGGAGGCCATAAAGGCCTCGGAAGCCTTGGCCGAGGAACGGGGGGTCTTCCCCCTCTACGAGGCGCACCGGGAGTACTTCGAGGCCCTGGGCGTGAAGCCCCGGCGCAACGTGGCCGTCCTCACCGTGGCCCCCACGGGCACCACCAGCATGCTCATGGGGGTTTCTAGCGGCATCGAGCCCGTCTTCAGCCCCTTCGTCTGGCGCAGGATCGGCGGGGAGTACAAGCCCCTCCTCCACCCCCTCTTCGTGGAGCTCATGGAGGGCTATCCGCCTGCCCCTGGCTACGAGAAGGACGGCAAGTGGGACTGGGACAAGATCATCGAGGAGATCCAGAAGGACGGGCACGGCTCGGTGCAGAACCTCCCCTTCGTGCCCGAGGCCATCCGTAAGGTCTTCCGTTGCGCCCACGACATCCACCCCCTGGACCACGTGCGCATGCAAGGGGTGGTGCAACGGGCCTTCGACGCCGAGGGGTACGCCGCCAACTCCCTCTCCAAATGCCTTGCCAAGGGCACCTTGATACCTACTTCCCGCGGGCTTATCCCTGTGGAAGAGATTGCCCCACCTCATCCCGAGGACACGTTTGTTCCCGTGGAGGGCCTCTACACGGCGGAAGGCTACCGCATCACCGCCCACTACTTTGCCGGGAAGAAGCGGGGGGTTCGGGTGCGTCTGGACAACGGCTCCGAGCTTGTAGGGGCTTGGGAAAGCCACCGCGTCCTCACCCCAGAAGGTTGGCGCCTCATGCGGGACCTGAAGCCGGGGGATCTCGTGTTGGGGAAGTTGGTGCCTTCCCATGGCCCTGGAGGCGCTCCCATCCCCTTGGACCTTCCTCGCCGCACCGACGCCAAGCCCCTTCCCCTGCCCGAAAGGATGAGCCCGGAGTTGGCCCTTTTCCTGGGCATGTTGGCGGCGGATGGAGCCACGGTAGAGCGCACGGGCTTTGTGGGAATCGCCACCAAGAGCCCGGAGGTGGAGGCGGTTTTCCGCGAAGTGGCTTATAAGCTCTTCGGCGTGGAGCCCAAAGTCACCCTGGACAAGCGCACGGGGGTGCGAAACCTTTACCTGCTTTCTAGGCGCTTGGCCCGCTACGTGGAGGCCTTGATCGGCAAGGGGGCCAAGGGGAAGCGGGTGCCCTCCCAGATCCTCCAGGGGAGCCCCGAGGAGAAGCTGGCCTTCCTCCGGGGGTTGACCTTGGACGGGTACGCCCGTCAGGACCTGGGCCTCATCCTTTACGAGGGCAAGAGCCGCCGGCTCGCCTACGAGGCCGCCGAGGTGGCCCGCAGCTTCGGGTTGCCCTTGGTGTACCAAGGCCGCAAGAAGGTGAAGGCGTCCAAGGAGACGTATTTTGTCCACTCGGTGGTGGTTTCGGGCCCCCTTCAGGAGTTGGTGGAGCCCATAGAAAGCCACAAGCGCATTCCCCGGGTGGACAAGCAGTATAGGGTCTTCGTGCCCGAGGAGGTTCTGGCCGCTACCCAGGTGGGGGTGCATCATCCCGGCTACCGGAACCTGAAATCGGTGCGGGATAGAGGGGTATCCCACGTGTACAACCGCACGGCGGATCGTTTGGGTTGGCCCACGGAGGTTCTGGCCTTCCGGGTGGTGGCGGTGGAGGATGCGGGCGAGGTGGAGATGTACGACATAGAGGTGGAGGACGTCCACCGCTATGTGGTGAACGGCATCATCTCCCACAACACTATCAACCTGCCCCACGAGGCCACGGTGGCCGATGTGGAGGCCGCCTACACGGAGGCCTACCGCACGGGGTGCAAGGGGATCACGGTCTACCGCGACGGCTCGCGGGAGTTCCAGGTGCTCACGGTGAAGAAGGAGGCGAAGGAGGTAAAAGAGGTAAAAGAGGTAAAAGAGGAGAAGGCGCCCGAAGGGGAACCTCAGGTGGCCCCGGCCAGGGAGCCAGGGGGTCCCGTCTACGAGCGCCCGGGCCGCCTCATGGGCTTCACCGATATGGTCAAGCTCCTCTCCCCCGAAGGGACCAAGCGGAGCTTCCTCGTCACGGTGAACCTCCTGGGGGACAGGCCCATCGAGGTCATCCTCACCTCGGGCAAGGCGGGGGACGAGGCCAACGCCGACAGCGAAGCCCTGGGCCGGGTGGTGTCCATCGCCCTGCAGTACGGGGTTCCCCCCGAGGCCATCGTCCGCACCCTTAGGGGCATCAACGGGGGGCTTTACGGCACCTACCAGGGGCGGCTTGTCTCCAGCAAGGCCGACCTCATCGCCGTGGCCCTGGAAACCATCCCCCAGGCCTTCAAAGGGGCGGCCGAGGCGGCGGAGCCCCTGCCGAGCCTCTCGGGCGGGGGCCTGGCCCTGCCCGGGGCCCTCCCTTGCCCGGTTTGCGGGGAGAGGGCTTTGGTGCGGGAGGAGGGTTGCTACAAGTGCCAGGCCTGTGGCTACTCCAAGTGCGGCTAG
- a CDS encoding phosphoribosylanthranilate isomerase: MRVKICGLTRLEDALLAEDLGAHALGFVLAPGSPRGVSPPRVREIAAALGPLVVRVGVFRDQAPEEVLRLMEEARLQVAQLHGKEPPEWAEAVGRFYPVIKAFSLEGPADPAWAGYPAWALLLDSPRPGSGQAYPRAWAEPLLATGKRVILAGGITPENAPQALALRPYAIDLASGVEEAPGVKSPKRLEALFAQVRAFMMGV, translated from the coding sequence GTGCGGGTGAAGATCTGCGGCCTCACCCGCCTCGAGGACGCCCTCCTGGCCGAGGATCTCGGGGCCCACGCCCTGGGTTTCGTCCTCGCCCCGGGCTCGCCCCGGGGGGTTTCGCCCCCAAGGGTGCGGGAGATAGCCGCAGCCCTGGGGCCCTTGGTGGTGCGGGTGGGGGTCTTCCGGGACCAAGCCCCGGAGGAGGTGCTTCGCCTCATGGAGGAGGCCCGGCTCCAGGTGGCCCAGCTCCACGGAAAAGAGCCCCCGGAGTGGGCGGAGGCGGTGGGGCGCTTCTATCCCGTGATCAAGGCCTTTTCCCTGGAAGGCCCCGCCGACCCTGCCTGGGCCGGCTACCCCGCCTGGGCCCTCCTCCTGGATAGCCCCCGGCCCGGCAGCGGCCAGGCCTACCCCCGGGCCTGGGCCGAGCCCCTCCTGGCCACGGGGAAGCGGGTGATCCTGGCCGGGGGGATCACCCCGGAAAACGCCCCCCAGGCCCTGGCCCTCCGCCCCTACGCCATCGACCTGGCAAGCGGGGTGGAGGAGGCCCCGGGGGTGAAGAGCCCAAAAAGGCTCGAGGCCCTCTTCGCCCAAGTGCGGGCCTTTATGATGGGGGTGTGA
- a CDS encoding inositol monophosphatase family protein: MKGHPFYPYLEALLQAASLAQGIHAYYLAKGFTQGTKSGPTDLVTQADREAEAAIKDLLLSRFPEAGFLGEEGGSEGGKALRFIVDPLDGTVNYAHGFPFYGVSLALEVEGVIQVGVVQDTARGETFYALRGGGAYLDGRPLRVTERGELLGSLLATGFPYDVAKDPENLTYFARALRRGLLVRRPGAAALDLAYVAAGRLEGFWEVKLNPWDVAAGWLLVEEAGGRVTDLEGRPYRLGHRYIVATNGRIHEALLRVLRED, from the coding sequence GTGAAGGGCCACCCCTTTTACCCCTATCTAGAGGCCCTCTTGCAGGCGGCGAGCCTGGCCCAGGGCATCCACGCCTACTACCTGGCCAAGGGCTTCACCCAGGGGACCAAGTCCGGCCCCACGGACCTGGTGACCCAGGCGGACCGGGAGGCGGAGGCGGCCATCAAGGACCTCCTCCTTTCCCGCTTCCCCGAGGCGGGGTTCTTGGGGGAGGAGGGGGGAAGCGAGGGCGGAAAGGCCCTCCGCTTCATCGTGGACCCCTTGGACGGCACGGTGAACTACGCCCACGGCTTCCCCTTTTACGGGGTTTCCTTGGCCCTGGAGGTGGAAGGGGTCATCCAGGTGGGGGTGGTGCAGGACACCGCCCGGGGAGAAACCTTCTACGCCCTCCGGGGTGGGGGGGCCTACCTGGACGGGCGGCCCCTCCGGGTCACGGAGCGGGGGGAGCTTTTGGGAAGCCTCCTCGCCACGGGCTTCCCCTACGATGTGGCCAAGGACCCCGAGAACCTCACCTATTTCGCCCGCGCCCTGAGGCGGGGGCTGTTGGTGCGGCGGCCGGGAGCGGCGGCCTTGGACCTGGCCTACGTGGCCGCAGGGCGTCTGGAGGGCTTCTGGGAGGTGAAGCTCAACCCCTGGGACGTGGCGGCGGGGTGGCTTCTGGTGGAGGAGGCGGGGGGGCGGGTGACGGACCTGGAGGGGAGGCCCTACCGCCTGGGCCACCGCTACATCGTGGCCACCAACGGGCGCATCCACGAGGCTTTGCTCCGGGTGCTCCGGGAAGACTAG
- a CDS encoding flavin reductase family protein — protein sequence MDLEAKKKVLRSFTYGLYVLTARDGEEYAAGTVNWVTQASFTPPLIALGVKRDSRLHALIERTGRLALMTLAADQKAIAQDFFKPTQREGDTLNGHPFVPSPTFGLPLLTELPYWLEAEVRHLYPGGDHSLVVAEVVEAGVRYEAKPLVMWDTGWFYGG from the coding sequence ATGGACCTAGAGGCCAAGAAGAAGGTCCTGAGAAGCTTCACCTACGGGCTTTACGTCCTCACCGCCAGGGACGGCGAGGAGTACGCTGCCGGCACGGTGAACTGGGTGACCCAAGCCTCCTTCACCCCGCCCCTCATCGCCCTTGGGGTGAAGCGGGATAGCCGCCTCCACGCCCTCATAGAGCGCACGGGGAGGCTCGCCCTCATGACCTTGGCCGCAGACCAAAAGGCCATCGCCCAGGACTTCTTCAAGCCCACGCAAAGGGAGGGGGACACCCTAAACGGCCACCCCTTCGTCCCCTCCCCCACCTTCGGCCTGCCCCTCCTCACCGAGCTTCCCTATTGGCTCGAGGCCGAAGTACGCCACCTCTATCCCGGGGGGGACCACAGCCTGGTGGTGGCGGAGGTGGTGGAGGCGGGGGTGCGGTACGAGGCCAAGCCCCTGGTGATGTGGGACACGGGTTGGTTCTACGGGGGCTAG
- a CDS encoding DNA-formamidopyrimidine glycosylase, which translates to MPELPEVETTRRRLLPLVLGRRVLAVRHRDPERYRNVEEAVEKRVEGIGRRGKFLLFALSQGLEMVVHLGMTGGFRLELTPHTRLTWELEGLRLHFHDPRRFGRILVVRQGDYREIPLLNRLGPEPLSEAFTLTGFLQGLARSQRPLKALLLDQTLAAGVGNIYADEALFRARLSPLRRASSLSAAEGERLYRALREVLSEAVALGGSTLSDQSYRQPDGLPGSFHERHAVYGRSGLPCPACGGPIRREVVGGRSTHFCPRCQA; encoded by the coding sequence GTGCCTGAGCTTCCCGAGGTGGAAACCACCCGGAGGCGCCTCCTCCCCCTGGTCTTGGGAAGGCGGGTCCTGGCGGTGCGCCACCGGGACCCGGAGCGCTACCGCAACGTGGAGGAGGCGGTGGAAAAGCGGGTGGAGGGGATCGGCCGCCGGGGGAAGTTCCTCCTCTTCGCCCTCTCCCAGGGCCTGGAGATGGTGGTGCACCTGGGGATGACCGGGGGGTTCCGCCTGGAGCTCACCCCCCATACCCGCCTCACCTGGGAGCTGGAGGGGTTACGCCTCCACTTCCACGACCCCCGGCGCTTTGGCCGCATCCTCGTGGTGCGGCAGGGGGACTACCGGGAAATCCCCCTCCTAAACCGCCTCGGCCCCGAGCCCCTCTCCGAGGCCTTCACCCTCACGGGCTTCCTCCAGGGCCTGGCCCGGAGCCAAAGGCCCCTCAAGGCCCTCCTCCTGGACCAGACCCTGGCGGCGGGGGTGGGGAACATCTACGCCGACGAGGCCCTCTTCCGGGCCCGGCTAAGCCCCCTGCGGCGGGCCTCATCCCTAAGCGCCGCCGAGGGGGAAAGGCTTTACCGGGCGCTAAGGGAGGTGTTGTCCGAGGCGGTGGCCCTAGGGGGAAGCACGCTCTCCGACCAAAGCTACCGGCAGCCGGACGGGCTTCCGGGTAGCTTTCACGAGCGCCACGCCGTCTACGGGCGGTCTGGCCTCCCCTGCCCCGCCTGCGGCGGACCCATCCGGCGGGAGGTGGTGGGGGGCAGGAGCACCCACTTCTGCCCCCGCTGCCAGGCCTAG
- a CDS encoding DCC1-like thiol-disulfide oxidoreductase family protein: MRVLIDAQCPYCRALGGVLKALDLGRGLRVEPLQAARDLDPEDLLRELHVLEGRRVYRGYGALLHLARRLPLLLPLYPFLLLLKPWGLGDRLYRFLAARRPRA; the protein is encoded by the coding sequence ATGCGGGTGCTGATTGACGCCCAGTGCCCTTACTGCCGGGCCTTGGGCGGGGTCCTTAAGGCCCTAGACCTGGGGCGAGGCCTTAGGGTGGAGCCCCTCCAAGCGGCCCGGGACCTGGACCCCGAGGACCTCCTCCGGGAGCTCCACGTCCTGGAGGGGAGAAGGGTCTACCGCGGCTACGGGGCCCTCCTCCACCTGGCCCGCCGCCTGCCCCTTCTCCTCCCCCTCTACCCCTTCCTCCTCCTCCTAAAGCCCTGGGGCTTGGGAGATAGGCTCTACCGCTTCCTGGCGGCGCGGAGGCCCCGTGCCTGA
- a CDS encoding hotdog domain-containing protein, translating to MEARTLELVFPEHTNPLGAAFGGFVLGLMDKVGSYAAARYAKKPVVTVAVGSVEFKVPIRTGDLLEVVARVVRVGRTSLTVEVEVYKERFGQENGRTLATKGTLTYVAVNEKGEPVPVEAHAGAD from the coding sequence ATGGAGGCGCGGACCCTCGAGCTCGTCTTCCCCGAGCACACCAACCCCTTGGGGGCGGCTTTTGGCGGCTTCGTCCTGGGCCTGATGGACAAGGTGGGCTCCTACGCCGCCGCCCGCTACGCCAAGAAGCCCGTGGTCACCGTGGCGGTGGGGAGCGTGGAGTTCAAGGTTCCCATCCGCACGGGGGACCTCCTGGAGGTGGTGGCCCGGGTGGTGCGGGTGGGGCGTACCTCCTTAACCGTGGAAGTGGAGGTCTACAAGGAGCGCTTCGGCCAGGAAAACGGCCGGACCTTGGCCACCAAGGGCACCCTTACCTACGTGGCGGTGAACGAGAAGGGGGAGCCCGTCCCCGTGGAGGCCCATGCGGGTGCTGATTGA